One region of Rubripirellula tenax genomic DNA includes:
- a CDS encoding DNA alkylation repair protein, with amino-acid sequence MQVLGVAKMTAKQVLSALREVAREDKAAFLPGFFQAVPGGYGEGDRFLGCVVPDQRKVARQFRDLSRDELVKLFASPWHECRLTGMLILVDQYEQAAKPKNPHREFECREIVDFYLANLDAVNNWDIVDTTSPKILGAWLVENYDERSVLDRLAASEVLWERRVAVLATLSLIKNDEFEEIIELSERLMDDGHDLMNKAIGWMLREMGKRDQSRLEKFLKKHAKTMPRTMLRYSIEKLSREDRTKWMNQ; translated from the coding sequence GTGCAGGTACTCGGCGTCGCTAAGATGACGGCGAAGCAGGTTCTTTCGGCGCTTCGTGAGGTGGCTCGCGAGGATAAGGCTGCGTTTCTGCCTGGGTTCTTTCAGGCGGTGCCGGGTGGGTACGGCGAGGGCGATCGGTTTCTCGGTTGCGTGGTGCCGGACCAGCGGAAGGTGGCTCGGCAGTTTCGTGATTTGTCGCGGGATGAGCTTGTAAAACTGTTTGCTTCGCCGTGGCATGAGTGTCGGCTGACGGGAATGCTGATTCTGGTAGATCAGTATGAGCAGGCGGCGAAGCCGAAAAATCCTCATCGTGAATTTGAATGCCGCGAGATTGTGGACTTCTACTTGGCGAACCTCGATGCGGTGAACAATTGGGACATCGTTGACACTACCTCCCCAAAGATTCTCGGGGCTTGGTTGGTTGAAAACTACGATGAACGAAGCGTTCTCGATCGGCTAGCGGCGAGCGAGGTGTTGTGGGAGCGGCGCGTCGCTGTATTGGCTACTCTCTCGCTCATCAAGAATGACGAGTTCGAGGAAATCATCGAGCTTTCCGAGCGCCTGATGGACGACGGACACGACTTGATGAACAAGGCAATCGGATGGATGCTTCGCGAAATGGGCAAACGCGATCAGTCTCGATTGGAAAAGTTCTTGAAGAAGCATGCCAAGACGATGCCGCGAACGATGCTTCGTTACTCAATTG